Part of the Desulfohalovibrio reitneri genome is shown below.
CTTCTGCTCCGGACTTTCCCGCAGCCGGGGTCCGTGCGGCGCGCTCATGGGCGGGGTGCTGGCCGTGAGCTTGGCCCACGGCCGCGACGCGCCCTCCGGCGACCTCATGGCCGCCTACGCTCCGTCCCAGGAGTTGATCGACGGCTTCCGGGACGCCTTTGGGTCCATCGACTGCGCTGAGTTGCTGGGACTGGACCTGTCCACGGACGAGGGCAGGGCGGCCTTTGCCGCCGGAGGCTACCGCGAGTCCCATTGCGCGCGGTTCGTTGCCCTGGCCGCCGCCATGGCAAGCCAGCTGGCCGCCTGGCCCCTGGACCTCGACGGCCAAACAGGCTAGGCCGGGTCTCCCATGGCCGCGACCTACCTCAAACTCATCGGCTCCATGCTCCTGTGGGGAGGCACCTGGGTGGCCGGGCGCTACGTGGCCCCGCAGTTGCCTCCCTTTCCCGCCGCTTTCCTGCGTTTCCTCTTCGCCGGGGTGTTCCTGCTGTTCCTGCTGGGCAGAGTGCAGGGGCGCATCACTCCGCCCACCCGCAAGGAGTGGCTGCCCCTGGTGCTTTTGGGGCTTACAGGCATTTTCGGCTACAACGCCTTTTTCTTTTCCGGCCTGCAGACCGTGGCCGCGGGGCGGGCCGCCCTCATCATCGCCTCCATCCCAGCCTGCATGACCCTGGTGGCCGTCATTTTCATGGGAGAGCGGTTGACCATCTCCAGACTGGCGGGCATCCCCCTCTCCCTGCTCGGGGTATGGGCAATACTCACGGAGTTCGACCCCGGGGTGCTGCTGCGCGGCGGAGTGGGTGAGGGCGAGTTCTTCCTGTTCGGCTGCGTGGCCTGCTGGACCGCCTATTCCCTGCTGGGCAAGAAGTACATGGCGGGTATGAGCCCGCTCTTCGCCGTGGCTTGGTCCTGCCTCGTCGGCGACGCCCTGTTGCTGATTCCGGCCATGGTCCAGGGGCTGCCGTCGCTGGCCGTTGACATGCCCCTGTCCGTGTGGGCCTGCCTAGCCTACCTTGGCGTCATGGCCACGGGACTGGCCTTCGCCTGGTACTATGAGGGCATCAAGGCCATCGGCGCGGGCCGCGCCGGGGTCTTCATCAATCTTGTGCCGGTGACGGCCATCGTCCTGGGGGTGGTGCTGCTGGACGAGCGGATCACCCTCTCCCTGGTGGTGGGCGGGGCCATGGTCATCGGCGGGGTGTGGCTGACCAACCGGCCCGCCCGAAAAAATCTGCGCACGCGCGCGAGGATCTGACATGTCCGCGAGCAATCGCACACGCTGGGATATAGTGGCCGCCTGCATTATCCTGGTTTCCGTGGCCGCCAAGCTATGGGTGGTGGCCACCGGCCAACTGAACCTGGTGCAGGACGAGGCCCAGTACTGGGACTGGACCCGGCAGTTGCAGTGGTCCTACTACTCCAAGGGCCCCCTCATCGCCTGGATCATCCATCTGGGGACCTCCATCTTCGGCGATACCGAGCTCGGCGTGCGCATCGGGGCCATCGTGGGCTCCGGCCTGACCCAGGCGGTCATCTATCTGGGCGTGGCGCGATTGTGGTCCATGCCCCGGACGGCGGTGTGGACCCTGGTCATCGCCAACACCGCGCCCATGTTCATGGCCTCGGGCATCCTCATGACCACGGACAACCCGCTGGTGCTGTGCTGGGCGGGCTCCATCTTCTGCCTGGACGCGGCCACCAGGCCCGAAACCTCCGCCCGGTGGCGCAAGGCCGCCTTCCTGGGCATGGGCGTGCTGGTGGCCTTCGGCATTCTGGCCAAGTACATGATGCTGGCCTTCCCCCCGCTGGCCCTGGCCTACTGCGGCTGGCTGTGGTGGCGGGGCCGACTGCCCGAGGGCTTCTGGAAGCCCTGTCTGCTGGCCCTGGCCGCGGGAACCGCGCTCGGCTTTTTGCCCATCCTCATCTGGAACGCCCAGAACGACTGGGTGGGCTTCCGCCACGTCTCCCACCTGGCGGGCGTGGACAAGGAGAGTTTCTTCCGCCTGGACCGCTTCCCGGATTACTTCGGCTCCCAGGTTGGGCTGATGACACCGTGGTGGTTCATCTTCCTGCTGTGGGGCGGCTGGCGCGCCCTGAAACAGGCCACGGGAAGAGGCGAGGGGCTCCTTCCTGACCGCGACCGCGCCGGGCTGCTGGCCATCTTTTTCTGGCCCATGTGGATATTCTTCATCTTCTGGAGCTTCCACACCAAGATCCAGCCTAACTGGTCAGCGGTCAGCTACGTGGCGGGCATCATGCTCACCGGCTTCCTGTTCGACCGCTTCTTCCACGCCAGCGCGTCCCGCTGGCGCAAGGTCTGGCCCGCCCTGGGGCTGGCCATCTTTCTGATCGCCCACTTCCAGTCCGTTCTGCCCCTGCCCGCCCATCTCAACCCGGCCCACCGGCTCAAGGGCTGGGACGACCTGGGACTGGAGGTGGAGGAGATGCGCCTGACCCGCTTCCCGAACCCGGACAAGGTATTCATCTTCTCCGAGCAGTACGACATGACCTCGGCCCTGGCCTTTTACGTGCCAGGCCAGCCCAGGACCTACTGCGCCTGGATCGACCGCCGCATGAACCAGTACGACATCTGGGCCGGCCCCCAGGACAAGGTGGGCTGGGACGCGGTCTACGTCCGCAAGTACTTCAAGGGCGACACCGACCAGGGGGTGCGCGAGATGTTCGATCGCGTGGAAGGACCCATCCACTTCCAGAGCACCTTCCAGGGCGAATCGGCCAGAAAGTACACCATCTTCCTGTGCTACGATTTCAACGGCCATTGGCCCCAGCAAGAAGGGCAGTACTGACGTTACAGCCATTGGACAATGGGGGTATTCCCCATTGCCCAATGGCTCCGCTCGTCTCCAGGGGGAGCCGTTTGGCGGAGACGGCGGGCGGCCGGATTTGAGTTTGTTCCGCCAAGCCCGGCGAGTCCCATTCCGCAATCGTCTGATTCTCCCCTTTTCATTTCTCCGGGATTTGGCTATCGCTGTGCCCAGCGGCCGGGACCACCCCGTGTCGAGATCGAGCATTCCGCGTTTTTCGGAGCCACCGCACCTTCCGGCGCTTCCACCGGCGAATCTTCCGGCTCCCCATGCGCCGACGACCGTCCCGGCCGCTTTTTTCCGTCCCGATGGCGTCCCTGGACATTGGCTAGTGGACGTTTTACTTTCCACCCGCCGCCCTGGCGGCGGCGGAAAGGGCTTTTTTGGCAAGGATACCGTGCAGGAAAACCCGAGCATCACTCCAGCGAACACCGCCCAGGACCCGCATGTCTGCTCCCGGTGCGCCGACATGGGACGGACCTGCTGCAACCTGACTCCCGGCCAGGAGGAGTTGTGCTTCCCCCTGTCCGGGATCGAGATGGATCGCATCGGCGACTTCACGGGCAGGCGGGGCTGGTTCACCCAGGAACCCAACACCGAGGCCTTCCTCGGATTCATGACCAAGCTTTTTCCCGGCGAGGAACACTTGGTGCGCCGCCTCTTCCACCCCCGCAAAAGCCACTACCGGCTGGCCACGCTGCCGGACGGCAGTTGCAAGATGCTGGGTGAGCACGGCTGCCGCCTTCCCCGCGAGGCCCGTCCCTACTACTGCCGCCTTTTTCCCCTGTGGTTCTCCGGCGAATCGCCCATGGCGCTGGCCGGCAACTGCCTCGCGGTCAGCGAATCGCGGGGCACTGCCGCCCTGCTGCGGAGCATGGACATGAGCCGCCGCACCGCACGCGACCTCTTCTCCAGGCTGCGCATGGCCTGGGGGCTGCCGCCGGAAAAAGGCATGGAAAACGTTACCATCCGCTTAAAGCAAGACTGATATGAAACGCTTTCTCATCGGCGCGGCCATCGCGCTCTCCATTTTGCTCCTGGTGGGCCTCGGTTCGGCCGTTGGC
Proteins encoded:
- a CDS encoding zinc/iron-chelating domain-containing protein, whose amino-acid sequence is MDVLLSTRRPGGGGKGFFGKDTVQENPSITPANTAQDPHVCSRCADMGRTCCNLTPGQEELCFPLSGIEMDRIGDFTGRRGWFTQEPNTEAFLGFMTKLFPGEEHLVRRLFHPRKSHYRLATLPDGSCKMLGEHGCRLPREARPYYCRLFPLWFSGESPMALAGNCLAVSESRGTAALLRSMDMSRRTARDLFSRLRMAWGLPPEKGMENVTIRLKQD
- a CDS encoding DMT family transporter: MAATYLKLIGSMLLWGGTWVAGRYVAPQLPPFPAAFLRFLFAGVFLLFLLGRVQGRITPPTRKEWLPLVLLGLTGIFGYNAFFFSGLQTVAAGRAALIIASIPACMTLVAVIFMGERLTISRLAGIPLSLLGVWAILTEFDPGVLLRGGVGEGEFFLFGCVACWTAYSLLGKKYMAGMSPLFAVAWSCLVGDALLLIPAMVQGLPSLAVDMPLSVWACLAYLGVMATGLAFAWYYEGIKAIGAGRAGVFINLVPVTAIVLGVVLLDERITLSLVVGGAMVIGGVWLTNRPARKNLRTRARI
- a CDS encoding C-GCAxxG-C-C family protein, whose translation is MLLAVADAFAWRSPFIPRMATAFCSGLSRSRGPCGALMGGVLAVSLAHGRDAPSGDLMAAYAPSQELIDGFRDAFGSIDCAELLGLDLSTDEGRAAFAAGGYRESHCARFVALAAAMASQLAAWPLDLDGQTG
- a CDS encoding ArnT family glycosyltransferase → MSASNRTRWDIVAACIILVSVAAKLWVVATGQLNLVQDEAQYWDWTRQLQWSYYSKGPLIAWIIHLGTSIFGDTELGVRIGAIVGSGLTQAVIYLGVARLWSMPRTAVWTLVIANTAPMFMASGILMTTDNPLVLCWAGSIFCLDAATRPETSARWRKAAFLGMGVLVAFGILAKYMMLAFPPLALAYCGWLWWRGRLPEGFWKPCLLALAAGTALGFLPILIWNAQNDWVGFRHVSHLAGVDKESFFRLDRFPDYFGSQVGLMTPWWFIFLLWGGWRALKQATGRGEGLLPDRDRAGLLAIFFWPMWIFFIFWSFHTKIQPNWSAVSYVAGIMLTGFLFDRFFHASASRWRKVWPALGLAIFLIAHFQSVLPLPAHLNPAHRLKGWDDLGLEVEEMRLTRFPNPDKVFIFSEQYDMTSALAFYVPGQPRTYCAWIDRRMNQYDIWAGPQDKVGWDAVYVRKYFKGDTDQGVREMFDRVEGPIHFQSTFQGESARKYTIFLCYDFNGHWPQQEGQY